The Lactuca sativa cultivar Salinas chromosome 2, Lsat_Salinas_v11, whole genome shotgun sequence genome includes the window ttattttgtaactatcacataattacaattcagcccctctagtttaattaattacacttgatcacaaaattaattcccaattaattattgaccaatattaattaaacaaatatgatttctccttcaatatattatccttataacatattaataaatcatattatcctctctttctatttatttctccaatcaagttgctttggtgaaggcaacccaaaaggaccatgcaccatcgggtcaagtacataccaaaatagttatggacttagacactaatccaacagtaaacGGATGGCCTtggggtcttatttatagtttaggtaacttgcaaGAAAAGCAAAatttgaattgattaaataatagatttaatcctaATTCAAATCATTTCCTTTTATGCAACCAGGAGGCTTCTGAAAACCCTAGAAAGACTCccaatttcgttcaccccttggaTAATTCTATAattgcttcttttgttcaactattgaacaattacaattcacatcttgcacatttaattaattccaattaatttcagattaattctgattaataattaattaattctaagtgctttcttattaattattaaccatataaattaacaaatcaattatttagCTATTGATctcatgttaatttattaatcacataacaaattaaGATATCAATTATCTATTCccaattattatatattaacaaaACATTTATATCTCTCCTAATATCTTTTCTAGTTATTtctggttatgagggcaaccaacaaggattttgtttatattttcaagtttataccaatttagttataaaattggacaccttaatccaacaaagAGGGCTCTCCAAAATTAGTGGCCACCTCCTTTTTTCGACAGATCGGTCACTACTAGGCCACCATTCACCACTTATTTGTAAAACCTGATCAAAACAAATCCTGTAGTTTCTTTTGGGTTAAAGGGGCTTGATCTTCGAGTTTCTCAAATAAAGATCCATAAGCTCGAGTTTTGTTGTTGGTTCAAGAACTTCAAGATCAAAAATCGAGAAATCATGAATCTAAGCCACTTTTCGAGTCTAGAACGAATCATACAACTAGGGTGAGTCTTTATGGCCTCATTTAATGTTTTATTGATTTTAGGGAATATACATACTTGTTTTATGTTCATGATGTTTGTTGCTATTATGTGTTCATGTTATGGGTGTATGCTTacaaataaaacaaatataaaagaaaatgttCACATGGAAACCACTAATTAAGTGTCCCATTCaatacttatttttatttttattttttcatttttcattaataTCACATATTCTATAGTTCTATATCCTTAATCACCCACTTTCCCAACAATGTGATTTTTCTCATCTAAAATTTTATTGATTTTCGTTCATCGCCTTCCAAACTATTACTTATTCATGTTTTTCAGCTTTTCTTCCCACATTTCCAGCTTCTACTTTTTCAATCTATTTGGTGTCTTAATCTAGAAGGACTGAAGGACACACGATATATTTACAAGATAAAAACTTCAAACTCATACatgaaagggaaaatgacttgtaaggGTAATAAAGTATTAGACTTGtacaaaaaataccattgaacttttttttgtacacatatcACCAATCAACTATAGCTTTTGTACACATACGACCATTAAACTTCACATatgttcaaaaaatatcattatgTTACCGATAATAGTAGGTCACCAGCCACGTAACATGCCACGTGGCATGCCATGTGGCTTCTGACGTGAATTTTATTGTATATTAtgtacacattataccattaaactattttttgtacacattataccattgaactttttttttgtgtacattttaccattaaactttttgtacacattttaccattaatcttatataatttattcaaaaaatatcatttcaaaaaatacatatttttacataaaatgagtTTTCCATCACCTGTTGTGACTCCCTGATTTTGTAAGGTTTGGGGGAAACGGTTTGTTTTTTACAATGATACTAAGGACTTTCTTTTACAACTACATTGTGAATTTATGTTGGTCATACATCAATTGAAACCCACAAGGTTTGAACTTGAGACTTTTATCTGGAGCGGCGAAGAAATACTCAATTGTTCATTATTTTAGCTAATGTCTAGTAAACATATTCTTATAATTCATTTTCTTAGGAAACTATGTTTGAGGCACACTTATAAACTCATGAAACATTTTGTACATGTTACCTTACTATAATCCCCCCTCTTCTTGATTATGGTTGATGATTAAAAAAGAGCATTGAAATTATGTCGTTGTTTACCGATAAGAAAATGACTTATAATGATAAGTTTACTAAAATTTAGAAAATCAGTAAAATCTACATCAGGTGATGGGAAACCTACTTTTATGTAATGATATGTATTttttgaaataatatttttttcaataaattatataacattaatggtaaaatgtgtacaaaaaaaagtttaatggtaaaatgtataaaaaaaatgtttaatggtataatatgtacaaaaaatagtttaatggtataatgtgtacaTAATAAACAACAAAATCCACGTCAGCAGCCACATGGCATGCTACGTGGCTAATGACCTATTATTATCGATAatataatgatattttttgaacaaatgtgaagtttaatggtcATATGTGTATAAAAGCTATAGTTGATTGGTgatatgtgtacaaaaaaaagttcaatggtattttttttacaaatctaATACTTTGTTACCCTTACAAGTCATTTTCTAAACGGCTAAAACACTAGTAAAATTAcatatttctttttatttgtGCATTTACaatttaaagatattatttttctTCTTTAAATATTTATGAACTGCAAATCCCCAATATTTGAAGTGTTCTCTGTATAATGAAACAACCGCCGCCGGTCATAGTATGCGCCACCGTTTCCCAACCCCACCACATTTGAAACGCCTCCACCACCAGCTGTCAACCTTCTTCTCAACCGCTGCTCACGTATTCGAAAAATGCAGCTCCGTAACCAAAGTGAAGCTTCTTCACCAACAACTCACAGTGAAAGGCCTTGCAGCCTCAGACCCTACGGCATTACCAAAAATCGTGGGTATGTACATCTCCTGCGACGCCCCATCACACGCCCTTGTTACCCTCTCTCGTATACCGCCGTCGCCGTCGTCTGTGTTCTGGTGGAACTCTCTTATTCGACGTGCAGTTCGTCTCCGTTTACTCGACCACGCTCTCGAGCTTTATCACGGTATGCAGTCCCTTGGTTGGCGTCCTGATGGGTACACTTTCCCTTTTGTTCTCAAGGCCTGCGGAGAGCTCCCGTCTTTCCGCCGTGGCGCGTCATTTCACGGAGCTGTTTGTATCCTTGGGTACGAGAATAATGTGTTTGTGGGTAACGCGTTGGTGGCGATGTATGGTCGGTGCGGTGATTTGGATAGCGCCCGCCAGGTGTTCGATGAAATGATTCTTAACGAAATTACAGACGTCATCTCCTGGAACTCAATTGTTGCAGCTTATATGCAGAGTGGTGATTCAAAAAAGGCACTCCATATGTTCTATCGAATGACAAAAGGAGAAAACCAGCTTCATGCCGATGCTGTTAGCTTGGTTAACATCCTTCCTGCTTTAGCTTCTGTTCAAGCATCGATTCAAGGGAAGGAGGCTCATGCTTACGCATTGAAAACCCAACTCATTAAAGATCTGTTCGTGGGTAATGCCATAGTCGACATGTATGCCAAATGTGGATTAATGGATGACGCAAACAGAGTATTTGAGCAAATAGAATTGAAAGATGTAGTTTCTTGGAACGCCATGGTTACAGGCCATTCCCAGATTGGTAGATTTGAAGATGCTCTTGGTTTAATTGAAAAGATGCGAGAAGAGAAGATTGAGTTAAATGTGGTGACATGGAGTACTGTGATCTCCGGTTATGCTCAGAGAGGCCATGGCAATGAAGCTCTTGATATTTTCCGACAAATGGTATTTTCGGGTTCAGAACCCAATGTAGTCACTCTAGTCTCCCTACTTTCCGGCTGTGCAAGTGTTGGTTCATTACTTCAAGGTAAGGAGATTCATTGTTACATCATCAAAAAGATTCTGAACATCAAAAACAACGACAATGGAGATGAACAAATGGTGATCAATTCTTTAATCGACATGTACGCCAAATGCAAATCCATCGATCTTGCACATAAGCTTTTCGATCCTGTCCTCCCTTTAAATCGAAATGTGGTCACGTGGACAGCCATGATTGGTGGGTATGCACAACACGGTGAAGCCAACGACGCGTTAAAACTCTTCTCACAAATGGTTAATTACGAAAACACCCCCACAACACCAAACGCCTTCACAATCTCATGCGCGTTAATGGCATGTGCTCGCCTTGCCAATCTAAGACACGGAAAACAAATACATGGTTACATCCTGCGAACCCAATTCCATTCCGATGTTTTATTCACCCATAATTGCCTCATCGACATGTACGTAAAATCCGGCGACCTCGACAACGCTCGTGTAGTTTTCAACACGATGGAACAAAAAAACACCGTCTCATGGACATCGTTAATGACCGGGTACGGAATGCACGGTTACGGCCACGAAGCTCTCCGGCTCTTCGCCGGAATGAGAGATTCCGATTCCGGTCTCCGGATCGACGGTGTAACATTTTTAGTCATTCTCTACGCGTGTAGCCATTCCGGTCTCGTAAACGAAGGAATTGAGTGTTTCGACGCCATGACGAAGGAATTCAAGATTGTGCCCGGGGTGGAGCATTACGCGTGTATGGTTGATCTTTTCGGGCGGGCCGGGCAGTTGGAGAAAGCC containing:
- the LOC111886011 gene encoding pentatricopeptide repeat-containing protein At5g16860; this encodes MRHRFPTPPHLKRLHHQLSTFFSTAAHVFEKCSSVTKVKLLHQQLTVKGLAASDPTALPKIVGMYISCDAPSHALVTLSRIPPSPSSVFWWNSLIRRAVRLRLLDHALELYHGMQSLGWRPDGYTFPFVLKACGELPSFRRGASFHGAVCILGYENNVFVGNALVAMYGRCGDLDSARQVFDEMILNEITDVISWNSIVAAYMQSGDSKKALHMFYRMTKGENQLHADAVSLVNILPALASVQASIQGKEAHAYALKTQLIKDLFVGNAIVDMYAKCGLMDDANRVFEQIELKDVVSWNAMVTGHSQIGRFEDALGLIEKMREEKIELNVVTWSTVISGYAQRGHGNEALDIFRQMVFSGSEPNVVTLVSLLSGCASVGSLLQGKEIHCYIIKKILNIKNNDNGDEQMVINSLIDMYAKCKSIDLAHKLFDPVLPLNRNVVTWTAMIGGYAQHGEANDALKLFSQMVNYENTPTTPNAFTISCALMACARLANLRHGKQIHGYILRTQFHSDVLFTHNCLIDMYVKSGDLDNARVVFNTMEQKNTVSWTSLMTGYGMHGYGHEALRLFAGMRDSDSGLRIDGVTFLVILYACSHSGLVNEGIECFDAMTKEFKIVPGVEHYACMVDLFGRAGQLEKAMEVIETMPVEPSPVVWVALLGSCRVHTNVKLAEYACDKLLELGCENDGTYTLLSNIYADMKRWKDVSKIRSLMKGSGIKKRPGWSCVQGKTGLVTFYVGDKDHARSDEIYDVLGDLIHRIKELGYVPDTSFALHDVDDEEKGDILVEHSEKLALAYGILTTSCGQPIRITKNLRVCGDCHVAMVYISKIIDHEIILRDSSRFHHFKNGSCSCKGYW